In a single window of the Cucumis melo cultivar AY chromosome 11, USDA_Cmelo_AY_1.0, whole genome shotgun sequence genome:
- the LOC103497295 gene encoding triosephosphate isomerase, chloroplastic has translation MAAVSTSLASQLSPLRFSSSNSDTSHSLFHNVHSQIRLASSRKVSRGVVAMAGSGKFFVGGNWKCNGTKESIAKLVSDLNNAKLEDDVDVVVAPPFVYIEQVKSSLTSRIEISAQNSWVSKGGAFTGEISVEQLKDIGCKWVILGHSERRHVIGEDDQFIGKKAAYALSEGLGVIACIGELLEEREAGKTFDVCFQQLKAYADAVPSWDSIVIAYEPVWAIGTGKVATPEQAQEVHAAIRDWLKKNVSSEVASKTRIIYGGSVNGSNCAELAKKEDIDGFLVGGASLKGPEFGTIVNSVTAKKVAA, from the exons ATGGCGGCGGTCTCTACTTCTCTCGCTTCTCAACTCTCACCTCTCCGATTCTCCTCTTCCAACTCCGATACTTCTCACTCTCTCTTTCACAACGTCCACTCACAAATACGCCTTGCTTCCTCCCGGAAAGTTTCCCGTGGCGTTGTCGCTATGGCCGGTTCCGGCAAG TTCTTCGTTGGTGGAAACTGGAAATGT AATGGTACAAAGGAGTCTATAGCCAAGCTTGTCTCAGACTTGAACAATGCAAAGTTGGAGGATGATGTTG ATGTCGTTGTAGCACCTCCATTTGTCTACATTGAGCAGGTGAAGAGCTCATTGACATCTAGGATTGAGATTTCTGCCCAAAACTCATGGGTGAGCAAGGGTGGCGCTTTTACTGGAGAAATCAG TGTTGAACAATTGAAAGATATAGGCTGCAAATGGGTCATCCTTGGCCACTCTGAACGGAGACATGTCATTGGTGAAGATGATCAG TTTATAGGAAAGAAGGCTGCCTATGCCTTGAGCGAGGGTCTTGGAGTAATAGCTTGCATTGGAGAATTACTAGAGGAAAGGGAAGCTGGGAAAACTTTTGATGTTTGCTTTCAACAATTGAAAGCTTATGCAG ATGCTGTTCCGAGTTGGGATAGTATCGTTATTGCATATGAGCCAGTATGGGCCATTGGAACTGGCAAAGTGGCTACACCCGAGCAAGCACAGGAAGTGCATGCAGCAATTCGTGACTGGCTTAAGAAGAACGTATCATCAGAAGTAGCTTCTAAAACACGAATCATTTATGGAG GTTCTGTGAATGGAAGTAATTGTGCTGAGCTTGCAAAAAAAGAGGATATAGATGGATTTCTAGTCGGCGGTGCTTCATTGAAG GGTCCTGAATTTGGAACTATCGTTAACTCGGTTACTGCCAAGAAAGTTGCTGCTTGA